TCGATGACTCGGACGACGTGCAGAACGTCTACACGAACCTCGACATCACGCCCGAGGTGCGCGCCGAGCTCGAGAACGACGAGGAGTGACGCGGTGACCCCGGTCCGTTCCTGGCGGGCGCTCTGATGCGCGTCCTCGGGATCGATCCGGGGCTCACCCGCTGCGGAGTCGGGATCGTCGACGTCGCCCGTGACCGCCGGGCGACGCTCGTGCACGTCAGCGTGCTGCGGACCCCGACCGACGACGCTCTCGAGCGCCGGCTGCTCGCACTCGGTGACGGCATCGAGGCGCTGCTCGACGAGCACCGGCCCGACGCGGTCGCCATCGAGCGCGTGTTCGCGCAGAACAACGTGCGCACCGTGATGGGCATCGCGCAGATCAGCGGAGTCGCGCTCGTCGCCGCCGCCCGCCGCTCGCTCCCGGTCGGCATGCACACCCCGAGCGAGGTGAAGGCGGCCGTGACCGGCTACGGAGCCGCCGACAAGCGGCAGGTCACCGCGATGATCCAGCGCGTCCTGCGCCTGGACGCCCCACCGACTCCGGCCGACGCCGCGGACGCCCTCGCGCTGGCGGTCTGCCACGCCTGGCGCGCCCCGCTCGCCACCCCGGGCGGCGCCGGAGACGAGACTCCGGCGCAGCGGGCGTGGCGCGCCGCGGAGGCCTCCACTCGAACGCCTGTTCGAGCACCTAGACTGACGCGGTGATCTCCTCCCTCCGCGGCACCGTCCTCTCCGCCCGCGGGAGTCTCGCCGTCGTCGACGTCCACGGCGTCGGCTACGC
The genomic region above belongs to Rathayibacter sp. VKM Ac-2759 and contains:
- the ruvC gene encoding crossover junction endodeoxyribonuclease RuvC gives rise to the protein MRVLGIDPGLTRCGVGIVDVARDRRATLVHVSVLRTPTDDALERRLLALGDGIEALLDEHRPDAVAIERVFAQNNVRTVMGIAQISGVALVAAARRSLPVGMHTPSEVKAAVTGYGAADKRQVTAMIQRVLRLDAPPTPADAADALALAVCHAWRAPLATPGGAGDETPAQRAWRAAEASTRTPVRAPRLTR